CGCCTATGTGATCGGAACCCTGAAGACATTGATCAAATTTTCAGCATCCCCCGAAGTGGAACTCCAGTACAAGGGAGAAAAGACAGTCCGCCGGGCGATTCAGGTCTCCATCATGAACGGCAACCGGATGGGCGGCCTCTTTTATATGGCCCCCGAGGCGGTCAATAATGATGGACTCCTGGACCTGTGCATGGTGGATCATCTCACCCGGTTCAAACTCCTGAAAACCATCGTCCACTACACCAAAGGAACCCAGCGGGGACTGCCGGGAATTACCATGGATCAGGCGGATCATTTCCTGATGAAAGCCCTCAAGGGCGGTTTTGTTGTCCATGCCGACGGAGAAACCATCTGCAAAGACGGGAAAAAGCTGGAAATCAGCTGTATTCCCAGCCCTATCAGGATCATACATACATGAAGCTCAGAAAAACACTTGTAAGCGCTGTCCTCAAGCTGATTATCCGGATTTTCTGCCGTATCGATACAAAGGCCCTGAAGGATATCCCCCTGGACGGTCCGATGATCATCTGTATTAATCATATCAATTTCCTGGATGCCCCCATGTTCCTGGTCTTCCTGGAGCCCCGCATCGTGAGGGGTTTTACAAAAAAGGAAACCTGGGATAATCCCCTGTTTAGTTTCCTGGCCAATACCTATGACTCTATCTCTGTTGACCGGGGCACCGCCGATCTCAAGGCCTTCCGGGAAGTGGCCAACACGATGAAGGCCGGTCATTTTATATGCATGGCCCCCGAAGGCACCCGGAGCGGGACAGGGGTCCTCCAGGAAGGCAAGCCCGGTGTCGTGACAATGGCACTGACCACCGGCGCCCCCCTTCTGCCCCTGGCTCATTATGGTACAGAGCATTTATGGGAGAATCTGAAGCGCCTTAAACGGACCAGAATCACCTTCAAGGCGGGAGACCCTA
The Oceanispirochaeta sp. DNA segment above includes these coding regions:
- a CDS encoding 1-acyl-sn-glycerol-3-phosphate acyltransferase, which produces MKLRKTLVSAVLKLIIRIFCRIDTKALKDIPLDGPMIICINHINFLDAPMFLVFLEPRIVRGFTKKETWDNPLFSFLANTYDSISVDRGTADLKAFREVANTMKAGHFICMAPEGTRSGTGVLQEGKPGVVTMALTTGAPLLPLAHYGTEHLWENLKRLKRTRITFKAGDPIYLTPPKKTNPEIRKKIMDEFMYHLALLLPEELRGVYGDLSLATQEYLDIRSEPVPE